A single Camelus ferus isolate YT-003-E chromosome 3, BCGSAC_Cfer_1.0, whole genome shotgun sequence DNA region contains:
- the LOC102519455 gene encoding olfactory receptor 2V2 yields MEIGLNQSSTDGFILLGIFSHSQTDLVLFSAVMVVFTVALCGNVLLIFLIYADPRLHTPMYFFLSQLSLMDLVLVCTNVPKMAANFLSGRKSISFVGCGIQIGLFVCLVGSEGLLLGLMAYDRYVAISHPLHYPNLMSQRVCLQIVGSSWAFGIIDGLIQMVVVMTFPYCGLREVDHFFCEMLSLLKLACMDTSIFENVIFACCVFMLLLPFSIIVASYARILGAVLHMRSAQAHKKALATCSSHLTAVSLFYGAAMFIYLRPRRYRAPSHDKVVSVFYTVLTPMFNPLIYSLRNREVMGALMKGLDRRRIVNQH; encoded by the coding sequence GATCTCGTCCTCTTCTCAGCGGTCATGGTAGTCTTCacggtggccctctgtgggaatgtcctcctcatcttcctcatctacGCTGATCCTCGACTTCATacacccatgtacttcttcctcagtcAGCTCTCCCTCATGGACCTCGTGTTGGTCTGTACCAATGTGCCCAAGATGGCGGCCAACTTCCTGTCTGGCAGGAAGTCCATCTCCTTTGTGGGCTGTGGCATACAGATTGGCCTTTTCGTCTGCCTTGTGGGATCTGAAGGGCTCTTGCTGGGGCTCATGGCTTATGATCGCTATGTGGCCATTAGCCACCCTCTTCACTACCCCAACCTCATGAGTCAGAGGGTCTGTCTCCAGATCGTTGGGAGCTCCTGGGCCTTTGGGATAATAGATGGTTTGATCCAGATGGTGGTAGTAATGACCTTCCCCTACTGCGGCTTGAGGGAGGTGGACCACTTCTTTTGCGAGATGCTATCCCTGCTGAAGCTGGCCTGTATGGACACGTCCATTTTTGAGAACGTGATATTTGCTTGCTGCGTCTTCATGCTGCTCCTGCCCTTTTCCATCATCGTGGCCTCCTATGCTCGCATCCTGGGGGCTGTGCTCCATATGCGCTCTGCTCAGGCCCATAAAAAGGCTCTGGCCACCTGTTCCTCCCACCTGACAGCTGTGTCCCTCTTCTATGGGGCAGCCATGTTCATCTACCTGAGGCCCAGGCGCTACCGGGCCCCAAGCCATGACAAGGTGGTCTCTGTCTTCTACACAGTCCTTACTCCTATGTTCAACCCCCTCATTTATAGCTTGAGGAACCGGGAGGTGATGGGAGCCCTGATGAAGGGGCTTGACCGTCGCAGAATTGTCAACCAGCACTGA
- the TRIM7 gene encoding E3 ubiquitin-protein ligase TRIM7 isoform X1, translating into MAAVGPRTGPGAGAEALALAAELQGEATCSICLELFREPVSVECGHSFCRACIARCWERPGVGVTSASRTLPFSLPCPQCREPARPGQLRPNRQLAAVATLLRRFSLPAAAPGERGAPEAVAAGCAQHGEPLKLYCQDDGRAICVVCDRAREHRAHAVLPLDEAVQEAKELLESRLKVLKKDLDDYEVFRSTEEKESKELLKQMAAEREKVGAEFQALRAFLVEQEGRLLGRLEELSREVTQKQNENLAQLGSEIAQLSKLSSQIQETTCKPDLDFLQEFKTTLSRCSNVPAPKPTTVSSEMKNKVWNVSLKTFVLKGLLKKFKEDLRGELEKEEKVELTLDPDTANPRLILSLDLKSVRLGQRAQDLPSHPRRFDTNTRVLASCGFSSGRHHWEVEVGSKDGWAFGVARESVRRKGLTPFTPEEGVWALQLNSGQYWAVTSPERTPLSCGHLSRVRVALDLEVGAVSFYAAEDMRHIYTFRVNFQERVFPLFSVCSTGTYLRIWP; encoded by the exons ATGGCGGCGGTGGGTCCGCGGACCGGCCCAGGCGCTGGGGCCGAGGCGCTGGCGCTGGCGGCAGAGCTGCAGGGCGAGGCGACCTGCTCCATCTGCCTGGAGCTCTTCCGCGAGCCGGTGTCCGTCGAGTGCGGTCACAGCTTCTGCCGCGCCTGCATCGCGCGATGCTGGGAGCGCCCCGGCGTGGGGGTCACCTCCGCGTCCCGCACGCTGCCCTTCTCGCTGCCCTGCCCGCAGTGTCGCGAGCCCGCGCGCCCGGGCCAGCTGCGGCCCAACCGGCAGCTGGCCGCGGTGGCCACACTGCTGCGGCGCTTCAGCCTGCCAGCGGCCGCGCCCGGGGAGCGCGGGGCTCCGGAGGCGGTGGCGGCCGGGTGCGCGCAGCACGGCGAACCGCTCAAGCTCTACTGCCAGGACGACGGCCGTGCCATTTGCGTGGTGTGCGACCGCGCCCGCGAGCACCGCGCGCACGCCGTGTTGCCGCTCGACGAGGCCGTGCAGGAGGCCAAG GAACTCCTGGAGTCCAGGCTGAAGGTCTTGAAGAAGGATCTGGATGACTATGAGGTGTTTCGTTCCACCGAAGAGAAGGAGAGCAAGGAGCTCCTG AAGCAGATGGCAGCCGAGCGAGAGAAGGTGGGGGCGGAGTTCCAGGCTCTGCGGGCCTTCCTGGTGGAGCAGGAGGGCCGGCTCCTGGGCCGCCTGGAGGAGCTGTCCCGGGAGGTGACGCAGAAGCAGAATGAGAACCTGGCCCAGCTCGGGAGCGAGATCGCCCAGCTCTCCAAGCTCAGCAGCCAGATCCAGGAGACAACTTGCAAGCCCGACCTTGACTTTCTCCAG GAATTCAAAACCACACTAAGCAG ATGCAGCAATGTGCCTGCCCCCAAGCCAACCACAGTCTCTTCGGAGATGAAGAATAAAGTCTGGAATGTTTCCCTCAAGACCTTTGTCTTAAAGGGGCTGCTCAAGAAATTCAAAG AAGATCTCCGGGGAGagctggagaaagaggaaaaag TGGAGCTGACCTTGGACCCGGACACGGCCAACCCCCGGCTCATCCTCTCTCTGGATCTTAAGAGCGTGCGTCTTGGACAGCGGGCCCAGGACCTGCCTAGCCACCCGCGCCGCTTTGACACCAACACTCGGGTCCTGGCGTCGTGTGGCTTCTCGTCCGGGCGGCACCACTGGGAGGTGGAAGTGGGCTCCAAGGATGGCTGGGCCTTCGGGGTGGCCCGGGAGAGCGTGCGCCGCAAGGGCCTCACGCCCTTCACCCCCGAGGAGGGCGTCTGGGCGCTGCAGCTCAACAGCGGGCAGTACTGGGCGGTGACCAGCCCCGAGCGGACGCCCCTCAGCTGTGGGCACCTGTCCCGCGTGCGGGTGGCCCTGGACCTGGAGGTGGGGGCCGTGTCCTTCTACGCCGCAGAGGACATGCGTCACATCTACACCTTCCGCGTCAACTTCCAAGAGCGCGtgtttccccttttctctgtctgctcCACAGGCACCTACTTGCGAATCTGGCCTTGA
- the TRIM7 gene encoding E3 ubiquitin-protein ligase TRIM7 isoform X2, which produces MHPSHFSNEETAALGGSRKQMAAEREKVGAEFQALRAFLVEQEGRLLGRLEELSREVTQKQNENLAQLGSEIAQLSKLSSQIQETTCKPDLDFLQEFKTTLSRCSNVPAPKPTTVSSEMKNKVWNVSLKTFVLKGLLKKFKEDLRGELEKEEKVELTLDPDTANPRLILSLDLKSVRLGQRAQDLPSHPRRFDTNTRVLASCGFSSGRHHWEVEVGSKDGWAFGVARESVRRKGLTPFTPEEGVWALQLNSGQYWAVTSPERTPLSCGHLSRVRVALDLEVGAVSFYAAEDMRHIYTFRVNFQERVFPLFSVCSTGTYLRIWP; this is translated from the exons ATGCATCCCTCCCacttttcaaatgaggaaactgcagcctTGGGTGGGTCCAGG AAGCAGATGGCAGCCGAGCGAGAGAAGGTGGGGGCGGAGTTCCAGGCTCTGCGGGCCTTCCTGGTGGAGCAGGAGGGCCGGCTCCTGGGCCGCCTGGAGGAGCTGTCCCGGGAGGTGACGCAGAAGCAGAATGAGAACCTGGCCCAGCTCGGGAGCGAGATCGCCCAGCTCTCCAAGCTCAGCAGCCAGATCCAGGAGACAACTTGCAAGCCCGACCTTGACTTTCTCCAG GAATTCAAAACCACACTAAGCAG ATGCAGCAATGTGCCTGCCCCCAAGCCAACCACAGTCTCTTCGGAGATGAAGAATAAAGTCTGGAATGTTTCCCTCAAGACCTTTGTCTTAAAGGGGCTGCTCAAGAAATTCAAAG AAGATCTCCGGGGAGagctggagaaagaggaaaaag TGGAGCTGACCTTGGACCCGGACACGGCCAACCCCCGGCTCATCCTCTCTCTGGATCTTAAGAGCGTGCGTCTTGGACAGCGGGCCCAGGACCTGCCTAGCCACCCGCGCCGCTTTGACACCAACACTCGGGTCCTGGCGTCGTGTGGCTTCTCGTCCGGGCGGCACCACTGGGAGGTGGAAGTGGGCTCCAAGGATGGCTGGGCCTTCGGGGTGGCCCGGGAGAGCGTGCGCCGCAAGGGCCTCACGCCCTTCACCCCCGAGGAGGGCGTCTGGGCGCTGCAGCTCAACAGCGGGCAGTACTGGGCGGTGACCAGCCCCGAGCGGACGCCCCTCAGCTGTGGGCACCTGTCCCGCGTGCGGGTGGCCCTGGACCTGGAGGTGGGGGCCGTGTCCTTCTACGCCGCAGAGGACATGCGTCACATCTACACCTTCCGCGTCAACTTCCAAGAGCGCGtgtttccccttttctctgtctgctcCACAGGCACCTACTTGCGAATCTGGCCTTGA